The Hymenobacter oligotrophus genome has a window encoding:
- a CDS encoding OsmC family peroxiredoxin: MINQRGTAVWNGDIKGSGEITTQSGTVQVPYSVGARFEGQKGTNPEELIGAAHASCYTMYLVSLLTREGYSPTQVRTESKVTLDPGNMSPKVVKIAVTTSGQVPNLSAEDFQRYAEDAKQNCPISQLLSAVPEMTLEAKLK; the protein is encoded by the coding sequence ATGATCAACCAACGCGGTACGGCCGTCTGGAACGGCGACATCAAAGGCAGCGGCGAAATCACGACGCAAAGCGGCACGGTTCAGGTCCCCTATTCGGTAGGCGCCCGGTTTGAGGGCCAGAAGGGCACCAACCCCGAGGAGCTGATTGGAGCCGCCCACGCCTCCTGCTACACCATGTACCTGGTGAGCTTGCTTACCCGCGAAGGTTACTCGCCCACACAGGTGCGCACCGAGTCGAAGGTGACGCTCGACCCGGGCAACATGTCGCCCAAAGTGGTAAAGATTGCCGTCACTACTTCTGGCCAGGTACCGAACCTCAGCGCCGAGGATTTCCAGCGATACGCCGAAGACGCCAAGCAAAACTGCCCCATTTCGCAGCTGCTCTCGGCCGTACCCGAAATGACTTTGGAGGCTAAGCTGAAGTGA